The genomic stretch AGCAAAGCACAGTGAACAATGGCGGCCAGTGATGAACCATCTCCCTCTAAAATCATAGACACAATCAACGCTCAGGATTCCACCTTAGAGCCACCTCTTACAACTCCGCAAGACGCCCCTATCAACGAAGCACACAACGAGGTCGCACCGACGGAGAAACGGAAGAGAGATGATTCCGACGGCAATATCAACTCCGATGACAACCGTTCTCTCCACCCGCTGTGGAAGACCAGTCTATGTTCCTACTTCAGGAAACATTCCTCCTGCAGCCACGGCGATACCTGCCGATACGCGCACAGCGAGGAGGAGCTCCGGCCTCGACCGGACAGCACGTGGGACCCGACGTCTGAGAGAGGTAAGAAGGCATTGAAATCCGTTACCGGCGAGAAAATTGCCGTTAAAGACGGTGTAATGATGACGGAGCTTGTCGACGATGTTGATGGCGGCGACGGTGGAGATGATGGTTTTGCATCCAACCAAGCGCTCAGCAAATGTTTGGTGCATTTGCCGATGAAATGGAGCTCTGAGAATTTGAGGATTTTTCTCAATGAGCAAGTAAGCATGTTTCCAGGTTTCACTTTTTGATAAGCTAAAATTGAAATTGAAGAATTGATTTTGTTATATTTGATGTTCTTAAGTATAATTTATTTTGCCTCCAGAGTTGATTCGAACTTGAAGTTAGAATTTGTATATTTTGCTTCAAATTTGATTTTTAGTTGAGTTTATTTTTCAATCCACTTTTACATTAATAATATTGCATTCAATTAGTTCAAAATCAGTTTTTGTCATTGCAAAACTAAAGTTTGTGTAATGACTTTGTGTTCACTTTCTCTAGGGTATACCTTTTAAGCATGCGAAGACAAAGAAAGGTATGGCTATTGGTTTTGTTACTTTTGAAGACGAAGAGCAAATGAAGAGTTCTTCTAAGGTAGTTTTGTTATGATAACGAGTATTAATCCTTATGTATAAATATATATACTCTCTTTTGATTTATTGATCTTAAAGTCGTAGTTTGCAATTGATGATCGATAATTATGGATTTAATAGGATTTACAAGGGAAACAAATAGGCAACAAAACGATAGAGGTAGCTGATGTTTATCCTCGATCATTTGAGAAGAAAAGTAACTCTAGTGTTCCTTCAAATGGGACATTGGATGATGAACCAAATGATGATAGTTTGGTAATTGATGGTTCCGAGTCAAAGAAAAAAAGCTCGCGTGAAGTCGTGACTCCTCTGGCTCATTTGTCCTATGCCGATCAGTTGGAGCAGAAAAAATACTCTCTCATGCAGATTCTCAAAAAACTTGTTAGTCATGATTGTTTCTATTTTATCATTGTAGTTTTATATATTCTTATATACACATTTCTTAAATTGAACTTTTAAATTGTTTTGGCAGCCTAGAAATGCTCGTAAAGCTTGTCCAAATGGCGTTCCAGTTCCTGAATGGATTCTCAAGTCTAGGGAAATAGGTTGCATTTTATATTTGTAAAGTTTGTTCAAATCTTcaataataatttaaatttaaaatgtTCAGGAGTTTAAAAACTTGAGGTGCTAGTTTTGAAATATGTGATTTAGATTTTTCTTCATGATTTCACTCCTTATGTTATTACTTCTGTGTCTGGTTCACTGTAAAAAGTACAGTAAAAAGTGGATACAATTCTTATTAAGCTACTTCTTTCTCACACTTGTGCAGGTGGTCTTCCATGCAATCTAGAGGGTATTATTGAGTCACCAATTGTAAATGGATATCGTAACAAGTGTGAGTTTTCTATTGGATATTCTATGGAAGGCAAAGTAACAGTGGGTTTCAGCCTTGGAAATTTTAGGTATTCTGCACCTTCTCTATTTGCTGAGTGGTTTGCTTGTAAGTTCTTAATTGTATACTAAAATATTTTAATAGGGAAGGTGTAACAGCAGTTGAGGAACCAGTGGACTGCCCAAATATTTCTACCATTGCTTGCAAATATGCTGCGATCTTTCAAGAATTTCTACAGCACACTGAATTACCAGTTTGGAACAGATTTAAAAATTGTGGATTTTGGCGTCAATTGACGGTATACTCGTTGGATTCTATGTTGAAATTTTATGGCCATGTTGATTATTAATTTTAGATTTGGttcttattttttatttcattatGTATCTTTAACACCTTCTGAAACTAATTGGTTTCGTAAGGTTCGAGAAGGGAGGTCAAATGGGAATACTGTTGATGCTGAAACTTTTGATGGTATTGCGGAGGTCATGCTTATCGTGCAGGTTATTTTTTAGCTTTTTGATGAATGTGCTGGTTATTATCCTCTAAAAATAATGTTGGAACTTGGAAACACTCTTTGTGTGAATGGTTGGTGGGGTAGGGATAGTTTATTATCCCTATAGAAAGGCTCAATCTGATTGTGAACATTTAGAATAAAACTGACATGCTTTGTGCTTGCATTATTATGTAAACATTGTAAACTTGTGGTATGGTTTAGATAGGGAGACAAGACCCTGGAAAACTTGGAGCTTATGATTTGGGTTTCCCTTCTTTCTTTCAAATGTCATTCGTAACTTGTTGTCTTTGTTCTTGATTTTAGGTCTCTACCGCAAGTTTTGATAATGTACGAGTAGCTGCTGAATTTAAGAGGCTTGCTCAGGCATTTGTTACAGGAGCTACCTCTCATTGTCCAACTTTGCCCCTTACAGCTCTAATTGTTCAGGTAGCAGCCTGTCTAATCCAAGTTTCTTTTGTCATAGATTGTTTGTTAAGTATCAATTCTCATCACACACATGCATATCCATGTAATAGAAATTTGAACAATCCGATGATGGTACTCTACCTGTGTGTCTGTTACTCTCTCCCTCTCTCCCTCCCTCTCCAGCATCagtatattatattattttttgtttgagAAAAAACATTAAGATACCATCTATATCAAATTTCTGAAGTGTTAGATATTGGTGgttatttttaaattttgatGGCATGTTATGTTATGGTGTAACTTATATTTTGGATTGACTTCCGATggaaattggtctttcatgtaGGATCACCAAGGAATATCCAATGTAGCACCATCTGATGCACCACTGCATTCACTTCCCATAGCAGCTGGTGATCCCGAGAGGGATGAAAGCATTAGTGCTGCAGATGTTAGAATTCATGATTATATCAGTAATCTCCGTTTCTCCATATCTCCAACCTCATTTTTTCAGGTTGGAATGAAAATTGTTGTTTCATACTGGTTTCAAAAGCATTTATTTCCCAGAATATGAAGTTTTGAGTCTACTACTATAGGTTAACACACTTGCTGCTGAGAAGTTATACTCCCTTGCTGGAGATTGGGCATGCTTAGGTCCTGATACATTGCTATTTGATATATGCTGTGGGACAGGAGCAATTGGCCTGACATTAGCGCATCGTGTTGGAATGGTAATAATCACCATATAAGCTTCTTTCTTCTTGCCTTAAAAAagctttatttttatttttagctTGCAGATCTTTAGGAATTTTTTTGTTCAACGTGCCCCTTTGGAGGTATTATATGATGTAATGATGACGTTGCATTGGTTGAAAAAAACTTTCTGCTCTACTATTTAAGAGCTAATTTTCCAAAATAAATTTGTTTTTTTGGATTTGCTTGAATAAGATTTTTCTTGGGTTCTTCCAGGTTATTGGAATTGAAATGAACGCTGCTGCTGTATCTGATGCTCATAAGAATGCGGAGAATAATGGCATAAAAAACTGTAGATTTATCTGTTCAAAGGTGAGATCAGCCATCTTGATTTTTCAAATATAGGTTGAATTATTTTAATGGTTGCTGTCCAGAAATAAGGCTTGAGTTTATAGTTAGTATCAAATTGACAGTTTTTTCCTCCTACCGGAAAGTTTCCAATCTGTTTTAATTTTTTCCTTGTATTAACATTGCAACTTTTGCATGCTTGTTTATATGAGGAAACAGGCAGAGCAAGTTATGGGATCTCTGTTAAAGGAATACCTTAATGTGTCCAAGGAACAAGTTGATGATCCTAATACCTGTGGAACTGTTGATGACATTCCTGAAGACAGTACCTGCCCAGAGCCCGAAAATGGTAAACAGGCATCTCAGTGTTCTGAAAATAACAATTCAGAAGTTGAAAATGAGGTTCCGAAGGAAAATGCTTCTGAAAATGGGAATACTTCCGCGCAACAATTTAAAAATGTTGTTGCTATTGTTGATCCTCCCCGTGCTGGACTTCATCCAACTGTAAGAATTGCACTTACACTAGTTTCTTCATTTTATTTGCCGGAGTGATTACTACCATAACTCTAGAAGCACATTGTCCAACATATGATAGTTTCCATGCATTTTTCTTTTTGCTATCCTATCTAGTTGTTTACCTATGATTGTGTTGGTTCTCGACATCCCCACCAAGGCAACTGCCCCCTTTGTTGGTCCAAGGTTTCTCTCCCTAGAACCAAACAAAAGTTTAGGTCCCTGCTTTTGCTTAAAGTTCTAGTATGTAAGACTGATTCCTTACGCCGTTCAGTGTCTGGTTTCTTACAGGCTCCTGTTCCGCAATTCCTAGAGATGTATTTATTTATAGCGATTTTCTTTGCATAGCGTTGGTCTAACATGTATTTTATTGCAATATTTCTCATGTTCTATTTAATTGCATAGTTCTACATTAGTCTTCTATATTGTAGGGTAGATTTTTTCAAGTATTTAATTCACATACAATATCAATAAAAAATGTTTGACTTCAATCATAACTACTTTTAAAGTCACACATGTGATTGAGTTGTTGATAGCGTAAGTTTTTTACACCTACAATATCAAAATTAAGTTATGaaattattatttttggaataTGTTATGCTTTCTCTCAGAAACTGAATTTCTGGCTCTTGAATTGTGGGATTACAGGTGATAAAAGCTTTAAGAACTCATACACGCCTGCGAAGACTTGTGTTAGTTCTTGTTCTGAACTATGCTATACACTTATTTGACATATTTACATTTTTCTTGGAAATCTAATTTGGGACATTTTAATGCAGTTACATATCATGTAATCCTGAAAGTTTGGTGGCAAATGCTATTGAGCTTTGTACTCCATCCCCCACAGAAATTGAAAGAGGAAACAAAGACAACAGAGGATGGAGAAGGATGAGTAGTGCTGGTCTAGCTCGGCATAGAGCGAAGTCTATGCCCATTTCAGAGGCCTTCAAACCCATAAAAGCAATGGCTGTTGATCTTTTTCCACATACTCCACATTGTGAATTGGTTATGCTTCTTGAAAGGTAGGTTGTAGTGGAGTTTAGGTTGAAGTCTATTTTATTTGCTAGGCTGTCAAATTCAATCATCCAACAAAATTTTGGCTGTGTTAGAAGCTGCGACGAGTGTTAGTTAGTGCTTATATATGTTGATCTTGTGCTCTTTAAGTTATGCTTGAGCACCATCTTCGATATTCAGCTGCCATATAATTTGCTTCCTGCTGTATGTATCATGAAGCTTGATTACTGCATTGAAACATATTTGGGGTTACTGTAGTTTGCAGACATTTTATTTCTAATCATTATGATACCTGATGGCGAAAATACATTGCATACtctttgagcatcagttaataCTTCAAGCTTACCCAAAGACATTACCACTTTTGTTAAGTGGTAGATATAATTTTAATTTGGCAGCATAATTTATTAATGTCTTTAATCTTTCATTGATAATATTGCTTTAATATATATTTAATCCTTTTAGAAGTTTATGGAAATTGTTCAAAATAATGTATATATTAaagaattaaaaagaaaaaaagtttgatttGTCCAGCAAGTATTATATGAATGTTATATGGATTTCAATGTCAAGTCAAaaagttttttcttttttttttagaAATTTGTCTGATTTTTTAAATATTTGTCTGGCTTTTTTAACAAGCTTACGTGTGGATCAAATATTTGTCTGACCTTTTTTATACTTATTTCTCTGATTTTTTAAGCGTCACAAGTGTCATACTTGTGAATCAAGTGACTTTTAAATACAATAGGGTATTTGAATTGTATTGTTCAAGATTTGATTTATAAAATTTGTTTTATAAAACAATTATTTTAGCTTTAATAAATACAATAGGGGATTTGAATTGTAGTGTTCAAAAATTGAAATAAATTTACAAAAGTTGTTTTTTAaaacaattatatatatatatatatatatatatatatatatatatatatatatatatatatatatatatatatatatatatatatatatatatatatatatatatatatatataaccaaTTGATTTATACTCCTATCTCTATGGCTTTCTTTAAAAGTTTGAAGGGAAAGAGAGATGATAGTTTTAGAAAAAGAGAATGTTTGAATGAAAAAATAGAAGAATTTGGATGAGGAGAGTTTTGTaggatttattttatttaaaaactCAAAATTTAGGAATTATAAAACTATATTAGAGAAGGATTTTGGAGGACTTCAATAAGCTGTTCGAATATAAtttatattgttataatatttCAAAAATCAAGAATATGTGAATGATAActattattttatcattttcatatgaaatatgtttttaaaaaaatattattattttttatattttttgaaaaatttatttttcGAACCCATTCTCCTTCTCTTCAAACTCTCATATCATAACTTAAAATTAACCTTTTGAGAGTTCCATAAAAACAAATTTGGATTTCTCACATAATTAATCTACGAACCTTCAATAACAATAGATAAAGTTTTTACACTAGCTAAGCTCAAGAACTAAACATACAAATTTTTTATACAAGTTTAGTTTAATATCCTTCAAACAAAGCTTTTAAA from Lathyrus oleraceus cultivar Zhongwan6 chromosome 7, CAAS_Psat_ZW6_1.0, whole genome shotgun sequence encodes the following:
- the LOC127101413 gene encoding zinc finger CCCH domain-containing protein 24, translating into MAASDEPSPSKIIDTINAQDSTLEPPLTTPQDAPINEAHNEVAPTEKRKRDDSDGNINSDDNRSLHPLWKTSLCSYFRKHSSCSHGDTCRYAHSEEELRPRPDSTWDPTSERGKKALKSVTGEKIAVKDGVMMTELVDDVDGGDGGDDGFASNQALSKCLVHLPMKWSSENLRIFLNEQGIPFKHAKTKKGMAIGFVTFEDEEQMKSSSKDLQGKQIGNKTIEVADVYPRSFEKKSNSSVPSNGTLDDEPNDDSLVIDGSESKKKSSREVVTPLAHLSYADQLEQKKYSLMQILKKLPRNARKACPNGVPVPEWILKSREIGGLPCNLEGIIESPIVNGYRNKCEFSIGYSMEGKVTVGFSLGNFREGVTAVEEPVDCPNISTIACKYAAIFQEFLQHTELPVWNRFKNCGFWRQLTVREGRSNGNTVDAETFDGIAEVMLIVQVSTASFDNVRVAAEFKRLAQAFVTGATSHCPTLPLTALIVQDHQGISNVAPSDAPLHSLPIAAGDPERDESISAADVRIHDYISNLRFSISPTSFFQVNTLAAEKLYSLAGDWACLGPDTLLFDICCGTGAIGLTLAHRVGMVIGIEMNAAAVSDAHKNAENNGIKNCRFICSKAEQVMGSLLKEYLNVSKEQVDDPNTCGTVDDIPEDSTCPEPENGKQASQCSENNNSEVENEVPKENASENGNTSAQQFKNVVAIVDPPRAGLHPTVIKALRTHTRLRRLVYISCNPESLVANAIELCTPSPTEIERGNKDNRGWRRMSSAGLARHRAKSMPISEAFKPIKAMAVDLFPHTPHCELVMLLER